The segment ATTATAATGGCGCGATCGGTTTCAGCAACGCTGTGTGAATAATACGGCGCTGGAGCAACAAACGCTTTAGAAAAAATGTATTTAGCAGTCAGTTCTGGAATGATATCAAAGCTAACGGCAACGCGCGGGCTAAGCGGAACCGTTTCTACACGTGAATTATAATCACCACGCAAACCCCCAATAATACGTAAGCGGTCAAACAAAACACCGGTTAATTCGAGATAACTTCCTAAGCTACGATAGATTACATTTTGGGCGCTTGGTACTTGTACAAGACTGCTGAGTTCATATTGCAAGAAGTAATACTCAACAATGTGACTTTGCGAAATTAAGTTTTCTTTAGTGTCAATAGTTCTTTCTGATGAAAATTTAGGCAAAATATCGTGATATTTGCCAACTACTCCACCAATTGCTGTTAGTTTTAATGAATCCATATCATGTTGCCAAGTGAAGCGCTCTTCAATTGATAAAGCATTACCTAAACCATATTTCCAATCGTTCATTTGCCAACGTGTATTGCTGTCATCTGGATATATTACCCGCGATTCTGGGTTGATTTCATAGCGACTGAATTGTAAATGTGAACTAATAAAAAGTGTTTCAGATACATTGATAGTATTTGCAGCCTCAAGAATTAAAGATGAATCTTTCCACTTCGCTTCTTTCATGCGTGAGAATGCTGGCCCCAGACCTTCGCTACTATTTGACGATGATTGACGATACCATAATTGTAGCCGCCAATTTTTTTGCTGCAGCTTAGTAAATACATTTAATCCACTTTCGCCACGGGTAAATTCATCTGAGTCACCTAGGTTGTTGGCATAATCTACATGTAAGCGATAACGCTGCTTGTCAAAATTTTGTATGTCGGTCAGTGCGGTGTCTAGGTAACGTACATGGGCAGAAACATCAGTATCACCAAGCGGACCATTATATGATACCCAACCTTCTTTAGTGTTAGGGTAACCACCAGCAACGCCCGCTTCTAATTCTGGCGATTTTGACGCATCTTTGGTGATAATATTAATTACCGCACTAATTGCATCTTGCCCATACATAGTTGAGCCCGGGCCATAGACAATCTCTATTTGTTTGGCATAGCGCACTGAAAAATCCCGATGAAACATCATTGGCTCACCACCAGGTGGATTTAAGCGGGCGCCATTTAATAAAACTATAATTTTATTATTACCAACTACACCACGAACTGGCACAAGAGTGCCGACTTCAGCCCAATAATCATCAATGGTTTCCATATCGGGTAAATCGCGCAATACTTCACTAAGATAACCATAACCACGCATACGCAGATCATTTTGGGTTATTACTAGAACCGTAGCCGGCGCTGCTTGCACTTGTTCTTGTTT is part of the Deltaproteobacteria bacterium genome and harbors:
- a CDS encoding TonB-dependent receptor, with protein sequence MAILGTQGQVLYLPLVLIGSLFSSTFINATEPAPREGFAASAASETDLQSASILDQDNIENMSLNELLNIAIPEVTTASQKQEQVQAAPATVLVITQNDLRMRGYGYLSEVLRDLPDMETIDDYWAEVGTLVPVRGVVGNNKIIVLLNGARLNPPGGEPMMFHRDFSVRYAKQIEIVYGPGSTMYGQDAISAVINIITKDASKSPELEAGVAGGYPNTKEGWVSYNGPLGDTDVSAHVRYLDTALTDIQNFDKQRYRLHVDYANNLGDSDEFTRGESGLNVFTKLQQKNWRLQLWYRQSSSNSSEGLGPAFSRMKEAKWKDSSLILEAANTINVSETLFISSHLQFSRYEINPESRVIYPDDSNTRWQMNDWKYGLGNALSIEERFTWQHDMDSLKLTAIGGVVGKYHDILPKFSSERTIDTKENLISQSHIVEYYFLQYELSSLVQVPSAQNVIYRSLGSYLELTGVLFDRLRIIGGLRGDYNSRVETVPLSPRVAVSFDIIPELTAKYIFSKAFVAPAPYYSHSVAETDRAIIIPNPDLDPEQSTANEINLLFKNEKFHTSLSGFYKVNRKLIIQADSYLSPNISDTVYVRTTPTQWDSKDLLMSANAGTSIVYGGEFSFRFAIWRLQAWGSYSYVDKEEKIAGRKYHLDMISNHNFKAGVTQSITDNLFATLSFWARSRPQSFTYSPTVSRYFEEQRNWPWEINLNSTYTPYPNFNLLLTVRNLTNHRYAAKALYSSETGNAQVKEGISVLIGAQYIMKP